In the genome of Gemmatimonadaceae bacterium, one region contains:
- a CDS encoding peptidylprolyl isomerase, whose amino-acid sequence MSKTATIETNRGTIVAELFDKEAPGTVANFERLANSKFYDGVKFHRVVPDFVVQGGDPLSRDLPAGDRRIGTGGPGWKIKCETKGNPHKHEVGSLSMAHAGKDTGGSQFFMVLSEQNTKHLNGVHTVFGKITRGLEVMQKIQPNDTMTSVRVD is encoded by the coding sequence ATGTCGAAAACCGCAACGATCGAGACAAACCGGGGGACCATCGTGGCCGAGCTGTTCGACAAGGAAGCGCCCGGCACGGTGGCCAACTTCGAGAGGCTCGCGAACAGCAAATTTTACGACGGCGTGAAGTTTCATCGCGTCGTGCCGGACTTCGTGGTCCAGGGCGGCGATCCGCTCTCGCGCGATCTGCCGGCGGGTGATCGCCGTATCGGTACGGGCGGTCCGGGATGGAAGATCAAGTGCGAGACCAAGGGCAACCCGCACAAGCACGAAGTGGGCTCGCTCTCGATGGCGCACGCGGGGAAGGACACGGGCGGGAGTCAGTTCTTCATGGTCCTGAGCGAGCAGAACACGAAGCACTTGAACGGCGTGCATACGGTGTTCGGCAAGATCACGCGCGGGTTGGAGGTCATGCAGAAAATCCAGCCCAACGACACGATGACCTCGGTGCGCGTCGACTGA
- a CDS encoding TetR/AcrR family transcriptional regulator, which yields MIAARPDEPRWRRLPEARPRQILDAAIDVFGDSGLAAARLDDIAKRAGVSKGTIYLYFSNKETLFCEMIRQLVADTIIQAQERAVATSASAVEQLIDYARTVWQHIRTPMFEKLHRLAIGELRNFPALLEFFHREVPGRNVHAIAGILRHGIATGEFREMDELEGARMFQALIFSHGIWCAQRERNPLVAHLTDEEVLGQLLDFFLGAVRKDAASRPASPASSAANEA from the coding sequence ATGATCGCTGCTCGACCTGATGAACCACGCTGGCGCCGGCTCCCGGAGGCCCGGCCGCGCCAGATTCTCGATGCCGCCATCGACGTGTTCGGCGACTCCGGTCTCGCCGCTGCACGCCTCGACGACATCGCGAAGCGGGCTGGTGTGTCCAAGGGCACCATCTACCTCTACTTCTCCAACAAAGAAACGCTCTTCTGCGAGATGATCCGGCAGCTCGTTGCCGATACGATCATCCAGGCTCAGGAGCGCGCGGTCGCGACGAGCGCCTCCGCGGTGGAGCAGTTGATCGATTACGCGCGCACGGTGTGGCAGCACATTCGCACACCGATGTTCGAGAAACTCCACCGGTTGGCCATTGGCGAGCTGCGCAACTTCCCTGCTCTTCTCGAGTTCTTCCATCGCGAGGTGCCGGGACGGAACGTCCATGCGATCGCAGGCATTCTCCGTCATGGGATCGCGACGGGCGAATTCCGCGAGATGGACGAGCTGGAAGGCGCGCGCATGTTTCAGGCGCTCATTTTCAGTCACGGGATCTGGTGTGCGCAACGCGAACGGAACCCGCTCGTGGCGCATCTGACCGACGAGGAGGTCCTGGGGCAGCTTCTCGACTTTTTTCTGGGCGCAGTGCGAAAGGATGCGGCCTCGCGTCCAGCTTCGCCTGCGTCTTCCGCGGCGAACGAGGCATGA
- a CDS encoding TolC family protein translates to MTVHAWGRLGQALAVVSMMAIGGRASTLHAQPQERDTTFSGALSLGDAARMAARQSATAQEAYFQAAQSAAQVTQARSDLLPNVSAYAMEHGVTINTATFGFALPGLDPGGQLLGPVNTIDVRGKLSQTIFDWSALSRLRSAKSTAVASNATASDVAEQAAVAASLAYLRAQRADAQLAAREADSVLADSLLSIANDQLTAGVGVALDVTRARAQVASVRAQLIAARNERDRARLDLLRALGLPLDAHIELADTLTRLAMSDTMPNEQAAIAMALRNRPDLRAADEQLLAARQTSGAIRAERLPSLTAFGDEGWLGTNGGNKLNTYQWGVQVSVPVFDGLHREGRIEESEARVNEIDVRRRDLRQQAAIEVRGALLDLGSARQAVDAAREELQLTEQEVAQARDRFRAGVSGNADVITASLTLNTSRTQLVDALASYQSARVGLARALGSVTALP, encoded by the coding sequence ATGACTGTGCATGCATGGGGTCGGCTGGGACAGGCGCTGGCGGTGGTGTCGATGATGGCGATCGGGGGACGGGCGTCCACGCTGCACGCGCAGCCGCAAGAGCGCGACACCACGTTCTCGGGCGCGCTTTCGTTAGGCGACGCGGCGCGCATGGCGGCGCGCCAGAGCGCGACGGCGCAGGAGGCGTACTTCCAGGCGGCGCAGTCGGCGGCGCAGGTGACGCAGGCGCGGAGCGACTTGTTGCCTAACGTCTCGGCGTACGCCATGGAGCACGGCGTCACGATCAACACGGCGACGTTTGGCTTTGCGCTCCCCGGTCTGGATCCCGGCGGCCAGCTCCTCGGCCCGGTCAACACCATCGATGTGCGCGGCAAACTGTCGCAGACGATTTTCGACTGGTCGGCCCTGAGCCGGCTGCGCAGCGCGAAGTCGACGGCCGTGGCCAGCAACGCCACCGCGTCCGACGTGGCCGAACAAGCGGCGGTGGCGGCGTCGCTGGCGTATTTGCGGGCCCAACGGGCCGACGCCCAGCTCGCCGCGCGCGAAGCCGACTCGGTGCTTGCGGATTCGCTGCTGAGCATCGCGAACGATCAGCTCACGGCGGGAGTCGGCGTGGCGCTCGACGTCACGCGGGCGCGGGCGCAGGTCGCGTCGGTGCGCGCGCAGCTCATCGCCGCACGCAACGAACGCGACCGGGCGCGGCTCGACCTGCTCCGCGCGCTCGGGCTGCCGCTGGATGCGCACATCGAGCTTGCCGACACGCTGACCCGGCTCGCGATGTCGGACACGATGCCTAACGAACAGGCGGCCATCGCCATGGCGCTCCGCAACCGGCCCGACCTTCGCGCCGCCGACGAGCAGCTGCTCGCCGCGCGGCAGACGTCGGGCGCAATTCGCGCCGAACGGTTGCCGTCGCTCACCGCCTTCGGCGATGAGGGGTGGCTCGGGACGAACGGCGGCAACAAGCTGAACACCTATCAATGGGGCGTGCAGGTGTCGGTGCCGGTCTTTGACGGACTCCATCGCGAAGGCCGCATCGAGGAATCCGAGGCACGCGTGAACGAGATCGATGTGCGGCGGCGCGACCTGCGCCAGCAGGCGGCCATCGAAGTGCGCGGCGCCCTGCTCGACCTCGGCTCGGCGCGCCAAGCGGTGGACGCGGCGCGCGAGGAGCTCCAGTTGACGGAGCAGGAAGTAGCGCAGGCGCGCGACAGGTTTCGCGCCGGCGTGTCGGGGAACGCGGACGTCATCACGGCGTCGCTCACCCTGAACACGTCGCGTACGCAGTTGGTCGATGCGCTCGCCTCGTACCAATCGGCGCGCGTCGGCCTGGCGCGTGCGTTAGGCTCGGTGACGGCCTTGCCATAG
- a CDS encoding HlyD family secretion protein, with product MATMVDEVDQEHSETKPAKAEHPPAAPSKRKYVLPIIAIVVLVALAWGVKSYLYARVHESTDDAQVDGHIIPVLAKVGGYVNSVRVQDNDSVHAGDTLATIDDAEYKVKVAQAEADLTAARFTVGSARAPGQARAAVTSATSQYAAQDARITAARAEEEQAQSDLARMKALAAKQIISSQQLDAAQAAADAASANLQAVQRQAAAGNAGVTSAQAGVRVAEARTQAAQAALDDARLQLSYTVITAPVSGTVSKKIVELGQLLQPGQTLMSVVADTGTWITANFKETQLANMRVGQPVEIDLDAYPGCTAEGKVQSLSAATGARFALLPPDNATGNFTKVVQRVPVRIVVTKGCGTARPLRQGLSVVAHVKTG from the coding sequence ATGGCAACGATGGTCGATGAAGTAGACCAGGAACATTCCGAGACCAAACCGGCGAAAGCCGAGCATCCGCCGGCCGCGCCGTCGAAGCGCAAGTACGTCCTGCCGATCATCGCGATCGTGGTGCTCGTCGCACTGGCATGGGGCGTCAAGTCGTACCTGTACGCGAGGGTGCACGAGAGCACGGACGACGCGCAGGTCGATGGCCACATCATTCCGGTGCTGGCCAAAGTCGGCGGCTACGTGAACTCGGTGCGTGTCCAGGATAACGACTCCGTGCACGCGGGCGACACCTTGGCGACGATCGATGACGCGGAATACAAGGTGAAGGTGGCGCAGGCCGAAGCGGATCTGACTGCGGCACGCTTCACCGTCGGGTCGGCGCGTGCGCCGGGACAGGCGCGCGCAGCGGTGACGTCGGCGACGAGCCAGTACGCCGCGCAGGATGCGCGGATCACGGCCGCGCGTGCCGAAGAGGAGCAAGCGCAATCGGACCTGGCGCGCATGAAGGCGCTGGCGGCCAAGCAGATCATATCCAGCCAACAACTGGATGCGGCGCAGGCCGCTGCCGATGCCGCCTCGGCGAACTTGCAGGCTGTGCAGCGACAGGCGGCGGCGGGCAACGCGGGCGTCACGAGCGCCCAGGCCGGTGTGCGCGTGGCGGAAGCGCGCACGCAAGCGGCGCAGGCAGCGCTCGACGATGCGCGGCTCCAGTTGAGCTACACGGTGATCACCGCGCCGGTGAGTGGAACCGTGTCCAAGAAAATCGTCGAGTTAGGCCAACTGTTGCAGCCGGGACAGACGCTCATGTCGGTCGTGGCGGACACCGGCACCTGGATCACGGCCAACTTCAAGGAAACGCAGCTCGCCAACATGCGCGTCGGGCAGCCGGTCGAGATCGACCTGGATGCCTATCCGGGCTGCACCGCCGAAGGAAAAGTGCAGAGCCTGAGCGCCGCCACCGGGGCACGTTTCGCCCTGCTGCCACCGGACAATGCGACGGGCAACTTCACCAAAGTCGTGCAGCGGGTGCCGGTGCGAATCGTCGTGACGAAGGGCTGCGGCACGGCCCGCCCGTTGCGGCAGGGACTGTCGGTGGTGGCGCACGTGAAGACGGGCTGA
- a CDS encoding HD domain-containing protein, which translates to MTALPPRADALALMQEFTASESLRKHMLAVESAMRAYASHYGEDPERWGLAGLMHDFDYERFPNAAHAADAEHPAHGARLLRERGYPEDVVTAILGHAPYTGVARTTPMARALFAVDELTGLITATALVKPSRSVHDVDARSVRKKMKDKAFARGVSREDVVLGAQELGVELDSHIQFVIEAMRANADAIGLAGLPGG; encoded by the coding sequence ATGACAGCTCTGCCGCCGCGCGCCGATGCACTCGCGCTCATGCAGGAATTCACGGCCAGCGAATCGCTCCGCAAACACATGCTCGCCGTAGAGTCGGCGATGCGCGCGTACGCCTCGCACTATGGCGAGGACCCGGAGCGCTGGGGCCTTGCCGGCCTCATGCACGACTTCGATTACGAGCGATTCCCGAACGCGGCGCATGCCGCCGACGCGGAGCATCCGGCCCACGGCGCGCGACTTTTGCGAGAGCGCGGGTATCCAGAGGATGTGGTCACGGCGATACTCGGGCACGCGCCGTACACCGGGGTCGCGCGCACGACGCCAATGGCGCGCGCGCTGTTCGCGGTGGACGAGCTGACCGGTCTCATCACGGCGACTGCGTTGGTCAAGCCATCGCGCAGCGTGCACGATGTCGATGCCCGATCCGTCCGGAAGAAGATGAAGGACAAGGCATTCGCGCGGGGCGTTAGTCGCGAGGACGTCGTCCTCGGCGCGCAGGAATTGGGGGTCGAGCTCGATTCGCACATCCAGTTCGTCATCGAAGCGATGCGCGCGAACGCGGACGCCATCGGGTTGGCTGGCCTCCCAGGGGGCTAA
- a CDS encoding sigma-70 family RNA polymerase sigma factor, with amino-acid sequence MHEPSTEWSARTRERDLIVAAQHGDRDAFAELVTLHQRRAYAVARAITATHEDAEDAVQEGFLHAYRALDRFRPEQAFGAWLHRIVANAALDIGRRRRVRDADTLSDSVALPFRDPAEHDELRRRLAEGLEGLSQRQRSVIVLHDVEGFTHGEIGSMLGIPEGTARSDLHHARAALRRTLGDLWSQR; translated from the coding sequence GTGCATGAGCCGTCGACCGAATGGTCGGCTCGCACGCGCGAGCGGGACCTGATTGTTGCGGCACAACACGGTGATCGCGATGCGTTCGCGGAGCTGGTGACATTGCATCAGCGCCGGGCGTACGCGGTGGCGCGCGCGATCACGGCCACGCATGAGGATGCCGAAGATGCAGTGCAGGAAGGCTTCTTACACGCCTACCGTGCGCTCGATCGGTTTCGGCCGGAGCAGGCGTTCGGCGCGTGGCTCCATCGCATCGTGGCTAACGCGGCGCTCGACATTGGACGGCGGCGGCGCGTGCGCGACGCGGACACGTTGTCCGACTCGGTGGCGCTGCCGTTTCGCGATCCGGCGGAGCACGATGAGTTGCGCCGGCGCCTCGCGGAGGGACTCGAGGGGCTGTCGCAACGGCAACGGTCGGTGATCGTCCTGCACGACGTCGAAGGATTTACGCACGGCGAAATCGGCAGCATGCTGGGGATACCGGAAGGGACGGCCCGTTCGGACCTCCATCATGCGCGCGCCGCGCTTCGTCGAACGCTGGGAGACCTCTGGAGTCAACGATGA